A single genomic interval of Desulfovibrio sp. harbors:
- a CDS encoding C40 family peptidase: MERTSPPSLRISPWALLALASLLLLAGCGLSRPVDDGPMSEDAHKVVRTAYAQMGKKYRSGGASPQKGFDCSGLIWWVYKQNGYKVPRITVDQASAGYSVPKNQARPGDIVVFRTGSSPRGLHTGIYAGGNSFIHSPRRGEKVRMENMSIPYWSNKLVAVRRVVR, from the coding sequence ATGGAACGTACATCGCCCCCATCACTACGCATCAGCCCCTGGGCCTTGCTGGCTCTGGCCAGTCTTTTGCTGCTGGCTGGCTGCGGACTCTCGCGTCCGGTGGATGACGGCCCCATGTCAGAGGACGCGCACAAGGTGGTACGCACCGCCTATGCTCAGATGGGCAAGAAGTACCGCTCTGGCGGTGCTTCACCGCAAAAGGGTTTTGACTGCTCTGGCCTTATCTGGTGGGTGTACAAACAGAACGGTTACAAGGTTCCACGCATTACCGTGGATCAGGCCAGCGCAGGGTATTCCGTGCCCAAAAACCAGGCCCGACCCGGCGATATAGTGGTGTTTCGCACAGGCTCAAGCCCGCGCGGTCTGCATACCGGCATTTATGCAGGTGGCAACAGCTTTATTCACAGCCCGCGCAGAGGCGAAAAGGTGCGAATGGAAAACATGTCCATACCCTACTGGAGCAACAAACTTGTTGCTGTACGCCGTGTCGTGCGCTGA
- a CDS encoding UvrD-helicase domain-containing protein, which produces MNFIADLHIHSRFSRATSKALNARHLAAWARCKGINVLGTGDFTHPQWRAELGAQLELDEASGLYRLKGDPEQLDVMAGGAMQDGDAQGPLFMLQAEISSIYKRHGKVRKVHNLIFMRTLEDAAKLSQRLEQIGNLHSDGRPILGLDSRDLLEIMLECSDDAVMIPAHVWTPWFALFGSKSGFDRLTDCYGDLSEHIFALETGLSSDPDMNRLVSQLDGYALVSNSDAHSGANLGREANLFDGRPSYAGMFAALRAAARRQPQDNLDCRFLGTMEFYPDEGKYHLDGHRACNVVLEPRESRALGNICPVCGKPLTVGVLHRVWELADREEPARLALEPEARPLIPLAEVVGEIVGAGVTSRKVQERYGRLLRELGPELDILCRMPESEVRAHWEPLGEAVARMRRGQVFRQGGYDGEYGVVRVFTPEELADIRGTGRGAGRGSLPGLKPGRPRKIPAVGAAADAAVDAGTGVAASTAADIKLRQKKASSVSMLDLMKERPSQHAAKLDEKQTPQQASVSFSDEQQAALMAGPGPVLVQAGPGAGKTRVLIGRLQHLLDQGVPPHKLLAVTFTRRAANEMRQRLAAALPHMRDLPCCDTMHGIAWGRMRAVMQSQGRECMLLGDDAAQQLFKAANPQLAARQASELWRQLALARECQRPLDDPVVAQAAALYAQRKSERPGLLYVDYADLLDWWLEHVAAMPPDLLPQHVLVDEVQDLSPVQLAILRRLLPSDGKGFFGIGDPDQAIYGFRGVSGQSESSLRAVWPELSVFCLGRSFRSSQDVLNMARSLLHHKGQCGPLTAARQLSAQLRLFSAPDQQAELRWITRRVQALLGATAHTLLDQHLSSAEAHELDGTLAPGDIAVLVRLRAQIAPLRAALEQAGIPCAAPAEDAFWQDAACAKLLAMAATHCGFGPLAQSLAPATGQQEVPAPATAGAADAVTSNVAAGLAETAAAAAAVSASGAAGITGSSLLPATPFVAGASLPAPEALEPWLKQQSWAGEPLVAGRAWRELRRVWKTHGNWPDFLAHLGWLQEAEMVRGKAEHVQIMTMHASKGLEFQAVFLPGLEDGLLPLRKDLLFGAGSDGSAASGEQTPSAPQSDEDEERRLLYVALTRAARALFVSHSARRTLYGKSLALLPSPFLEQIRQFCRQSALAVHKETQARPLSLLPEPEGK; this is translated from the coding sequence ATGAACTTCATAGCCGACCTGCATATCCACTCCCGTTTTTCCCGCGCTACCAGCAAGGCGCTCAACGCCCGCCATCTGGCCGCATGGGCGCGCTGCAAGGGCATAAACGTCCTGGGCACGGGCGACTTTACCCATCCGCAGTGGCGCGCCGAACTTGGCGCGCAGCTTGAGCTTGATGAAGCCAGCGGGCTTTACCGCCTCAAGGGCGACCCGGAGCAGCTTGACGTCATGGCCGGGGGCGCCATGCAGGACGGCGACGCGCAAGGCCCGCTCTTTATGCTCCAGGCAGAGATCAGCTCCATTTACAAGCGCCACGGCAAGGTGCGCAAGGTGCACAATCTCATCTTCATGCGCACCCTGGAGGACGCGGCAAAGCTCTCGCAGCGGCTTGAGCAGATCGGCAACCTGCATTCCGACGGGCGGCCCATCCTTGGCCTCGATTCGCGCGATTTGCTCGAAATCATGCTGGAATGCTCTGACGACGCCGTCATGATTCCGGCCCATGTGTGGACGCCCTGGTTCGCGCTTTTCGGCTCCAAATCCGGCTTTGACCGCCTGACAGACTGCTACGGCGACCTTTCGGAGCACATTTTTGCCCTTGAGACCGGTCTTTCCTCTGATCCTGACATGAACCGCCTGGTGAGCCAGCTTGACGGCTACGCGCTTGTCTCCAACTCCGACGCCCATTCGGGGGCCAACCTTGGCCGTGAAGCCAATCTTTTTGACGGGCGGCCCTCCTATGCGGGCATGTTCGCGGCCCTTCGGGCGGCAGCGCGCCGCCAGCCGCAGGACAATCTCGACTGCCGCTTTCTCGGCACCATGGAATTCTACCCCGACGAAGGCAAGTACCACCTGGACGGCCATCGCGCCTGCAATGTGGTACTGGAACCGCGCGAGTCACGCGCGCTTGGCAATATCTGCCCTGTCTGCGGCAAGCCCCTCACAGTGGGTGTGCTGCACCGCGTGTGGGAACTGGCCGACAGGGAGGAACCCGCACGGCTCGCGCTGGAACCCGAAGCGCGCCCGCTCATTCCTCTTGCCGAGGTGGTGGGCGAAATTGTGGGCGCGGGCGTCACGTCGCGCAAGGTGCAGGAACGGTACGGCAGACTGCTGCGCGAGCTTGGGCCGGAACTGGATATCCTCTGCCGCATGCCCGAGTCAGAAGTACGCGCCCATTGGGAGCCTTTGGGCGAAGCTGTGGCCCGCATGCGGCGCGGTCAGGTTTTCCGTCAGGGCGGCTATGACGGCGAGTACGGCGTTGTGCGCGTGTTTACGCCTGAAGAACTGGCCGACATTCGCGGTACCGGGCGCGGTGCGGGCCGTGGTTCCCTGCCGGGACTCAAACCGGGCAGACCGCGCAAGATTCCTGCTGTTGGCGCTGCCGCTGACGCTGCCGTTGACGCTGGCACTGGCGTCGCCGCGAGCACGGCGGCTGACATCAAGCTGCGCCAGAAAAAGGCGTCTTCTGTGTCCATGCTGGATCTCATGAAAGAGCGGCCCTCGCAGCATGCAGCTAAACTGGATGAAAAGCAGACCCCGCAGCAGGCTTCAGTCAGCTTCAGTGATGAGCAACAGGCTGCCCTCATGGCTGGCCCCGGCCCGGTGCTTGTGCAGGCTGGCCCCGGCGCTGGCAAAACGCGCGTGCTCATTGGCCGTTTGCAACATTTGCTGGATCAGGGCGTCCCGCCCCACAAGCTGCTTGCGGTAACATTTACACGCCGCGCGGCCAATGAAATGCGGCAGCGCCTGGCAGCCGCCCTGCCCCATATGCGCGATCTGCCCTGCTGCGACACTATGCACGGCATTGCCTGGGGCCGCATGCGCGCGGTCATGCAATCACAGGGGCGTGAATGCATGTTGCTCGGCGACGACGCGGCGCAGCAGCTGTTCAAGGCGGCAAATCCCCAGCTTGCCGCCCGTCAGGCGTCAGAACTCTGGCGTCAATTGGCCCTGGCGCGCGAATGCCAGCGCCCCCTGGACGACCCGGTCGTCGCACAGGCCGCTGCCCTTTATGCCCAACGCAAATCTGAGCGCCCCGGCCTGCTCTATGTTGACTATGCCGACCTTCTTGACTGGTGGCTGGAACATGTGGCTGCCATGCCCCCGGATCTACTGCCGCAGCATGTTCTTGTGGACGAAGTGCAGGACCTTTCGCCTGTGCAGCTGGCTATTCTCCGGCGCTTGCTGCCCAGTGACGGCAAGGGATTTTTCGGCATTGGCGACCCTGATCAGGCCATTTACGGCTTTCGGGGCGTATCCGGTCAAAGTGAAAGCAGCCTGCGAGCCGTCTGGCCAGAATTGTCGGTCTTTTGTCTTGGCCGCAGCTTCCGCTCCAGCCAGGACGTTCTGAACATGGCGCGCAGTCTGCTACACCACAAGGGACAGTGCGGACCGCTCACGGCGGCGCGGCAACTCAGCGCTCAGTTGCGCCTTTTTTCGGCTCCGGACCAGCAGGCCGAGCTTCGCTGGATAACGCGCCGCGTACAGGCCCTGCTCGGCGCGACGGCGCACACCCTGCTTGACCAACATTTGAGCAGCGCAGAAGCGCACGAACTGGACGGCACACTGGCCCCTGGCGACATTGCCGTGCTGGTACGCCTGCGGGCGCAGATCGCGCCCTTGCGGGCAGCGCTCGAGCAGGCGGGTATTCCCTGCGCCGCCCCGGCCGAAGACGCCTTTTGGCAGGACGCGGCCTGCGCAAAACTGCTGGCCATGGCCGCGACCCACTGTGGATTCGGCCCACTGGCGCAAAGCCTTGCGCCCGCGACCGGACAGCAGGAAGTGCCCGCCCCTGCAACGGCAGGCGCGGCGGATGCTGTTACTTCCAACGTCGCGGCTGGCCTGGCCGAAACTGCTGCTGCAGCTGCGGCGGTTTCTGCATCGGGCGCTGCTGGCATAACCGGGTCATCTCTGCTGCCCGCAACGCCTTTTGTTGCCGGTGCTTCACTGCCTGCGCCCGAAGCTCTGGAACCCTGGCTCAAACAGCAGTCCTGGGCTGGCGAACCCCTTGTGGCAGGCCGTGCCTGGCGTGAACTCCGGCGTGTCTGGAAGACGCATGGCAACTGGCCGGATTTTCTGGCTCATCTTGGCTGGCTTCAGGAAGCGGAAATGGTGCGCGGCAAGGCCGAACATGTGCAGATCATGACCATGCACGCCTCCAAGGGTCTTGAATTTCAGGCTGTGTTCCTGCCTGGCCTTGAAGACGGCCTTTTGCCCTTGCGTAAAGACCTTCTTTTTGGCGCAGGGAGCGACGGCAGCGCGGCATCCGGCGAACAGACGCCTTCTGCGCCGCAATCGGATGAAGATGAAGAACGCCGCCTGCTGTATGTCGCCCTCACACGGGCCGCGCGTGCGCTTTTTGTGAGCCACAGCGCCCGGCGCACGCTGTACGGCAAAAGCCTTGCCCTGCTGCCTTCGCCTTTTCTGGAACAAATTCGCCAGTTCTGCCGTCAAAGCGCCCTTGCGGTTCACAAAGAGACGCAGGCGCGCCCCCTTTCCCTGCTGCCAGAGCCAGAGGGGAAATAA